Proteins from a single region of Nomia melanderi isolate GNS246 chromosome 11, iyNomMela1, whole genome shotgun sequence:
- the LOC116430700 gene encoding aromatic-L-amino-acid decarboxylase — protein sequence MDIQEFRVRGKEMVEYICEFMSNIHNRRVTPDVGPGYLRPLLPMEAPQQPEPWEDIMKDIESKIMPGITHWQHPRFHAYFPAGNSFPSILGDMLSDALGCIGFSWAASPACTELETIVCDWFGKAIGLPTDFLYFSPGSKGGGVIQGSASECILVCMLAARAQAIARLKESPAHSHLDETALLGKLMAYCSRESHSCVEKDAMICFVKLRILEPDEKSVLRGETLRQAIEADAAEGYIPFFVSTTLGTTACCSFDNLKEIGPICKKYPGVWLHVDAAYAGNAFICPELKYLMAGVEYADSLNTNTNKFLLTNFDCSCLWVRDRFKLTSALVVDPLYLQHTHADTAIDYRHWSIPLSRRFRSLKLWFVLRNYGISGLQAYIRNHVQLAKRFEALVRKDARFEVCNEVVLGLVCFRAKGSDKLNQKLLSAINDSGKLHMVPARVNQRFTIRFALAAPNATASDVDIAWSIITDYLAELLESKDVMDELADIREKKRKATLEQRRSFFVRMVSDPAIQPGFTKTPNRTGAKLDTQATIGGIGSNPHPTTRSWISWPLAYLMQARDAADTSELSLRFRHLDTMVRLKAGSTGSRRGSSNGCSPEPSPSGSPSRGRSPNGRA from the exons ATGGACATCCAAGAGTtccgtgtgcgcggcaaggagATGGTGGAGTACATTTGCGAATTCATGAGCAACATCCACAACCGAAGAGTAACACCGGATGTTGGCCCGGGGTATTTAAGGCCACTTCTGCCCATGGAAGCGCCGCAACAACCGGAGCCTTGGGAGGATATCATGAAGGATATCGAGTCGAAGATCATGCCTGGG ATCACCCACTGGCAGCATCCGAGGTTTCACGCCTATTTCCCGGCCGGGAACTCCTTTCCGTCTATTCTCGGCGATATGTTGTCCGACGCGCTTGGTTGCATCGGATTCTCATGG GCGGCCAGTCCAGCCTGCACAGAGCTAGAGACGATAGTCTGCGATTGGTTCG GCAAGGCGATCGGCCTACCGACGGACTTCTTGTACTTTAGCCCAGGTAGCAAGGGAGGAGGCGTGATACAG GGGTCAGCATCCGAGTGCATCTTGGTGTGCATGCTGGCGGCAAGGGCGCAGGCGATCGCAAGGCTCAAGGAGTCGCCGGCTCACTCGCACCTGGACGAGACCGCTCTTCTGGGGAAGCTGATGGCATATTGTAGCCGCGAGAGTCATAGTTGTGTCGAGAAAGACGCGATGATTTGCTTCGTGAAGCTTAGAATCCTGGAACCTGACGAGAAGAGTGTGCTTCGAGGCGAAACTCTGCGTCAG GCAATCGAGGCGGACGCCGCCGAGGGGTACATCCCCTTCTTCGTCTCCACCACCCTTGGTACCACCGCTTGCTGCTCCTTCGACAATCTCAAGGAGATCGGTccaatttgtaaaaaatatcccGGC GTGTGGCTGCATGTGGACGCGGCGTACGCGGGGAACGCTTTCATCTGTCCAGAGCTGAAATACTTGATGGCTGGGGTCGAGTACGCGGACTCGTTGAACACGAACACCAACAAGTTTCTGTTGACGAATTTTGATTGCTCTTGCCTATGGGTGCGGGACAGGTTCAAGCTGACCAGCGCGCTCGTCGTCGATCCGCTTTATCTTCAGCACACCCACGCGGATACAGCGATTGATTATAG ACACTGGAGCATACCTCTGAGCCGACGATTCCGTTCGCTGAAGCTCTGGTTTGTCTTAAGGAATTACGGAATATCCGGTCTGCAAGCCTACATCCGAAACCATGTTCAATTAGCAAAAAGATTCGAGGCGCTGGTCCGAAAGGACGCCAGGTTTGAGGTTTGCAACGAAGTAGTG CTGGGATTGGTCTGCTTCCGCGCGAAAGGCTCCGACAAGCTGAACCAGAAGCTCTTAAGTGCCATAAACGACTCGGGGAAGCTGCACATGGTGCCGGCGAGAGTGAACCAACGCTTTACAATTCGTTTTGCACTCGCTGCGCCGAATGCCACCGCTTCTGACGTCG ACATCGCCTGGAGCATCATCACTGATTACCTGGCTGAGCTGTTGGAATCGAAA GATGTCATGGATGAACTGGCTGACATCcgggagaagaagaggaaagccACTCTGGAACAGAGAAGGTCCTTCTTCGTCCGAATGGTGTCCGATCCCGCGATTCAGCCGGGATTCACGAAGACTCCGAACAGGACTGGAGCGAAACTGGACACTCAGGCAACGATCGGTGGTATCGGCTCGAATCCTCATCCGACAAC ACGTTCGTGGATATCGTGGCCTCTAGCGTATCTCATGCAGGCGAGGGACGCTGCCGATACCAGCGAACTATCGCTCAG ATTCCGTCACCTAGACACAATGGTCCGCTTGAAGGCAGGCAGCACCGGAAGCCGTCGCGGCAGCAGCAACGGCTGCAGCCCAGAACCCTCGCCGTCCGGTTCACCTTCGCGCGGAAGATCGCCGAACGGAAGGGCGTAA
- the Rpp25 gene encoding ribonuclease P protein subunit Rpp25 isoform X1 — protein sequence MLMGRSKLKKNKWTKNLKEEPEDSGIPIPNLPEKYLLMHVKSGTKIRNVLGYALKEFPNCSSVVWTSAGNSVGKAISCAELFKKKHKGLHQITSLRYTRSEKSKAKSENGAEMEARHVPEIYILLAKEVKDTSVPGYQAPDDNGEFLNEEDVKDGKKGGGQEAGGNVTCIDAEEFAVMGLRTGQKRPKKEQQAGTTSKKSKKRKNDNR from the exons ATGTTG ATGGGTAGATCGAAACTGAAGAAGAACAAATGGACGAAGAACTTGAAGGAGGAGCCGGAGGATTCGGGAATTCCGATACCTAATTTACCGGAGAAGTACCTTTTAATGCAT GTCAAAAGCGGTACCAAGATTAGGAATGTCCTTGGGTACGCGCTGAAAGAATTCCCGAATTGCAGCAGCGTTGTGTGGACCTCGGCTGGCAATAGTGTAGGAAAAGCCATTTCTTGCGCGGAACTGTTCAAAAAGAAGCATAAAGGACTTCATCAGATTACAAGCTTGCGTTATACTCG GTCGGAAAAGTCCAAAGCGAAGAGCGAAAATGGCGCTGAGATGGAGGCTCGACACGTGCcggaaatatacattttattggcGAAAGAAGTGAAAGATACCTCAGTACCTGG TTATCAGGCACCCGACGATAACGGGGAATTCTTGAATGAAGAAGACGTGAAAGATGGGAAGAAAGGAGGTGGCCAGGAAGCTGGTGGTAATGTGACCTGCATTGACGCCGAGGAATTCGCAGTAATGGGATTGAGGACCGGTCAAAAAAGACCGAAGAAAGAAcagcaagcgggaacgacgtcgaagaaaagtaaaaaacgaaaaaacgaTAATCGATAG
- the Rpp25 gene encoding ribonuclease P protein subunit Rpp25 isoform X2 → MGRSKLKKNKWTKNLKEEPEDSGIPIPNLPEKYLLMHVKSGTKIRNVLGYALKEFPNCSSVVWTSAGNSVGKAISCAELFKKKHKGLHQITSLRYTRSEKSKAKSENGAEMEARHVPEIYILLAKEVKDTSVPGYQAPDDNGEFLNEEDVKDGKKGGGQEAGGNVTCIDAEEFAVMGLRTGQKRPKKEQQAGTTSKKSKKRKNDNR, encoded by the exons ATGGGTAGATCGAAACTGAAGAAGAACAAATGGACGAAGAACTTGAAGGAGGAGCCGGAGGATTCGGGAATTCCGATACCTAATTTACCGGAGAAGTACCTTTTAATGCAT GTCAAAAGCGGTACCAAGATTAGGAATGTCCTTGGGTACGCGCTGAAAGAATTCCCGAATTGCAGCAGCGTTGTGTGGACCTCGGCTGGCAATAGTGTAGGAAAAGCCATTTCTTGCGCGGAACTGTTCAAAAAGAAGCATAAAGGACTTCATCAGATTACAAGCTTGCGTTATACTCG GTCGGAAAAGTCCAAAGCGAAGAGCGAAAATGGCGCTGAGATGGAGGCTCGACACGTGCcggaaatatacattttattggcGAAAGAAGTGAAAGATACCTCAGTACCTGG TTATCAGGCACCCGACGATAACGGGGAATTCTTGAATGAAGAAGACGTGAAAGATGGGAAGAAAGGAGGTGGCCAGGAAGCTGGTGGTAATGTGACCTGCATTGACGCCGAGGAATTCGCAGTAATGGGATTGAGGACCGGTCAAAAAAGACCGAAGAAAGAAcagcaagcgggaacgacgtcgaagaaaagtaaaaaacgaaaaaacgaTAATCGATAG
- the Mob4 gene encoding MOB kinase activator 4 — translation MKMADGPTILRRNRPGTKAKDFCRWPDEPFDEMDSTLAVQQYIQQMIRREPSNVDLILKMPDAQDEAVWKYEHLRQFCMELNGLTVRLQEDCHPDICTQMTATEQWIFLCAAHKTPKECPAIDYTRHTLDGAACLLNSNKYFPSRVSIKESSVAKLGSVSRRVYRIFSHAYYHHRIIFDEFENETFLCRRFTAFVTKYSLMSKECLIVPIMEEDGTTESEA, via the exons ATGAAGATGGCGGACGGACCTACAATCCTCAGAAGAAATAGGCCCGGGACTAAAGCAAAG GATTTCTGTAGATGGCCAGATGAACCATTCGATGAAATGGATAGCACGTTAGCAGTGCAGCAATATATTCAACAAATGATCCGGAGAGAACCCTCCAATGTCGATTTAATACTTAAAATGCCAGATGCTCAAGATGAGGCTGTTTGGAAATATGAGCATCTTAGACAATTTTGTATGGAGTTGAATGGTTTAACAGTGAGACTACAGGAGGATTGTCATCCAGACATTTGTACACAAATGACAGCCACTGAACAATGGATATTTTTGTGTGCTGCACATAAAACACCTAAGGAATGTCCAGCTATTGATTATACACGACACACACTTGATGGTGCTGCTTGTTTACTTAATAGTAACAAGTATTTTCCTAGCAG AGTGAGTATTAAGGAATCTTCAGTTGCTAAGCTTGGATCTGTCAGTCGCAGGGTTTACAGAATTTTCTCTCATGCATATTATCAtcatagaataatatttgatgAGTTTGAGAATGAGACTTTTCTGTGTCGCAG GTTTACAGCATTTGTAACAAAATACAGCTTGATGTCAAAAGAATGTTTGATAGTACCAATAATGGAAGAAGACGGAACCACAGAAAGTGAAGCCtag